From the Ensifer adhaerens genome, the window AGGCGTGACATGGTTTGTCTCCTGGTGGACGAGATTCCGGCCACGCGCACGCCCGGGACGAAGAACTCCACGGGGCGAAAGACGAGGCTGGACTGGAATTTGCTCGGAATCATGGGAACTCAGCTCGCGAGCGCGATGCGGAGGTCGCGGCCGACATGGGAAGCGGGCGGTTCGATCAGCGGTTCGAGGGCCGCGCGGATCTCGGCCGCCGTTTCCGGCGCAACCGGCGTCAACGGCAGGCGCAGTTCGGGGCTGAGGGCGCGCGCCACGTGCAGCGCATATTTGACCGGTCCCGGATTGGTCTCGCGCTCCAGCGCCACCAGCAAGGGCCTCAACCGGTCATGAATGACAAGCGCCGCCCCGACATTGCCGGTCGCAATCGCCTGATGCATCGCCACGACCAGCCGCGGCACAACATTGGATGCCACCGATATGGTGCCGTGTCCGCCGCACAGATTGAAGGGCAGCGCCGTCTGGTCGTGGCCGGAAAATGGGTGAAGGCGGTCCTTCAGCGCAGCCGGCATCGAAAGAAGCCGACGGATGTCGCCGGTCGCATCCTTGATGCCGGCGATGCCTGGGAGCTCCGCCAGCCGCTCAAGCGTGCGCGGCGCAAGATCGACACCTGTGCGCGAAGGGACATTGTAGAGAATGACAGGCAGGTCGACAGCACCGACGATCGCCTCGAAGTGCCGATAAAGCCCCTCCTGCGACGGTTTGCTGTAATAGGGCGCGACCACGAGCGCCGCGTCCGCGCCGAGCGCCCTGGCCTCGGCTGTCAGGGCGATCGTCGTGTCGGTGCTGTTGGTGCCGGTTCCAGCGATTACGGGGATTTTGCGCTCGGCGACCTCGACGCAGCGCCCGATCACCAACGCCCGTTCGGCGCGCGACAGCGTCGGCGCCTCGCCGGTGGTGCCGCAAGCGACGATACCGGAAATGCCGTGGCGGATCTGCCATTCGACCAGCGAAATCAGGCCGACGACATCGACCTTGCCGTCGCGAAACGGCGTGACGAGCGCCGTGATTGCCCCTTCGAGGCGCAGCGAATGCCTGCTCATGGAAATGTCCTTCAGGCGGGAAACTGGCCGCGATCGGTCGCTGCGATGGCGAGCTGGTGGCCGCGACAGGAGCGTAGCAATGCGCCGAGAATGGCCGCCGCCAGATCGGCATGGCGGGCCTTGTAGGTGACCCGGCCGGAACCTGGCGGTTGATAGCGCAGCGCACAGGTCCAAATGCCCAGTTCATGGCCGAGCGTGCGCAGGCAGAGTTTTGCCTCGGTCGTCGAGGTCAGGTGGATGACCGCGTCGACCAGGGCGTCGGCCGCCATCAGTTCGCGGAACCGGGGCGATGGCCACGCGCCGGCGGCAACGTCCGGAAGCTCTCGGATGACCCGGACAGCCTCCCAGACGTGATGCTCGCGCAGGCGGCGAACGACAGTCAGCCGCAGCAGCAGCGCGTCGAGCTCATCCGGATGTGCCTCGTTGGCATCGGGTCGCTCTTGCGGAGCCACCTCCGGCGGAAGGATTGGGAGGTGACGGCGGAAGCGGAAATCATGAAGAGACATGGCACTCACCCGTGTTCGATGGGGAGAGGCTAGCCCCGTCAGGCGTCGGGATTCGATTCCGACTTCAAGCACCCGGCATAAGATTTCCGTAAAGCTCGCCGATTGCGGCTGTCCAAGCCGTCAGAGCCCGGCTAGATTTGCGTTTGAAGGTTGGTGGATCGAGCCGAAACCCGTGCGCACGGCGTCGAAATAATCTGACGCAAAAGATGACGCGCACGCAATTTTGCGCTAGGTAGCCCCTTCGGTGGCGATCGGGATCGCCATATCCGCGCAATACCCCCTGTCCGTGAAGGAACATGCCATGCCTGCCTATCGCTCACGTACCACCACCCACGGCCGTAACATGGCCGGTGCCCGCGGCCTCTGGCGCGCGACTGGCATGAAGGACAGCGATTTTGGCAAGCCGATTATTGCGGTGGTGAACTCGTTCACCCAGTTCGTGCCCGGCCACGTGCACCTCAAGGATCTCGGCCAGCTCGTTGCCCGTGAGATCGAGGCAGCCGGTGGCGTCGCCAAGGAATTCAACACCATCGCCGTCGACGACGGCATCGCCATGGGTCACGACGGCATGCTCTATTCGCTGCCGTCGCGCGAGATCATCGCCGATAGCGTCGAGTACATGGTCAATGCGCACTGCGCCGACGCCATGGTCTGCATCTCAAACTGCGACAAGATTACGCCCGGCATGCTGATGGCGGCGCTCCGCCTCAACATTCCTGCCGTCTTCGTCTCCGGCGGCCCGATGGAAGCAGGCAAGGTCGTGCTGCACGGCAAGACGCATGCGCTCGACCTGGTCGACGCCATGGTCGCCGCCGCCGACGACAACGTTTCGGACGAAGACGTCAAGGTCATCGAGCGCTCCGCCTGCCCAACCTGCGGCTCCTGCTCCGGCATGTTCACCGCCAACTCGATGAACTGTCTGACCGAGGCACTCGGCTTGTCGCTGCCCGGCAACGGCTCGACGCTCGCCACCCACGCCGACCGCAAGCGCCTGTTCGTCGAAGCCGGCCACCTGGTCGTCGATCTCGCCCGCCGCTACTACGAGCAGGAGGACGAAAACGTCCTGCCGCGCAAGGTCGCCTCCAAGAAGGCTTTCGAAAACGCCATGGCGCTCGATATTGCCATGGGCGGCTCGACCAACACCGTGCTGCACATTCTTGCTGCCGCCCATGAGGGCGAGGTCGATTTCACCATGGCCGACATCGACCGCCTGTCACGCAAGGTTCCCTGCCTGTCGAAGGTTGCGCCCGCCAAGAGCGACGTGCATATGGAAGACGTACACCGCGCGGGCGGTATCATGTCGATCCTCGGCGAGCTCGAAAAAGGCGGCCTTATCAACCGCGATTGCCCGACGGTTCACAGCGCTACGATCGGCGACGCCATCGACCGCTGGGACATCACCCGCACCTCGAGCGAGACGGTTCGCAACTTCTTCCGCGCAGCACCGGGCGGCATCCCCACCCAGGTCGCCTTCAGCCAGGAAGCCCGCTGGGACGAGCTCGACACCGACCGTGAGAAGGGCGTCATCCGCTCGGTCGAACATCCCTTCTCCAAGGATGGCGGCCTCGCCGTCCTCAAGGGCAACATCGCGATCGACGGCTGCATCGTGAAGACGGCCGGCGTCGACGAGAGCATCCTGAAGTTCTCCGGTCCGGCCCGCGTCTTCGAAAGCCAGGACGCATCGGTCAAGGCGATCCTCGGCAACGAGATCAAGGCCGGCGACGTCGTGGTCATCCGTTATGAAGGCCCGAAGGGCGGCCCGGGCATGCAGGAAATGCTCTATCCGACGAGCTACCTGAAGTCGAAGGGCCTCGGCAAGGCCTGCGCGCTGATCACCGACGGCCGCTTCTCCGGCGGCACCTCGGGTCTCTCGATCGGCCACGTTTCGCCGGAAGCGGCCAATGGCGGCACGATCGGCCTGGTGCGCGAAGGCGACATGATCGACATCGACATCCCGAACCGCACGATCAGCCTGCGTGTCGACGAAGCGGAACTTGCAAACCGTCGCGCCGAACAGGACGCCAAGGGCTGGAAGCCGGCCGAACAGCGCAAGCGCAAGGTGACAACCGCGCTCAAGGCCTATGCGGCTTTCGCCACCTCCGCCGACCGCGGCGCAGTGCGCGACCTCGGCGAGCACTGAGCCGCCTGCAGATAACGACGATGAAAGGCTCCCGGGATCCGGGAGCCGTTTTTCTGGCGTCGGTTTTGCGGCCGCATGGCCGCGATCGGTGCCGTGCCTCCCTTGCCGGAAGGAGTGTATCTGTTATTTTAGCCTACCCTAAGATTAAGAGGGCGGGACATGGCAAACACATCCGAACTGCTCGGCACGTGGAAGATGCTCTCCTGGAAGCGCGAGGTCGTCGCGACAGGCGAAACCAGCGATGCGATGGGTGCCGATCCGATCGGCTATCTCTCCTATGACGGGGATGGCCGCGTCACCGCCGTCGTGGTGAAGCGCGATCGCCCGAAGCTGAAGGGCGCCGTGCCGACGGACGACGAAAAGGCGGCGTTGTTCGATTCAATGCTGGCCTATGCCGGAACCTACAGGCTCGAAGACGGCCGGATCATCCACCACCTGGATGCGAGCTGGAACCCGGCCTGGGGCATGTCCGATCTGATCCGGCCCTTCGTCGTGGAGGGCGACAAGCTGGTGATCTACGGCGCACCGGCCATCGACCCGAGGACCGGCGAAGAAGTCACCTACCACCTCGAATTTCGCAGGATGTGAACGCCCAGCCGTCCCCGGGCGTCAGAGGTGACGCGTCTCGGTGGGCGCATGGAACCAGTTGTTGTTGCGTCCGTCCATGTATTGCACCGGCGCCTCGGCGAGCACCGCCGGATCGAGATCGTCGAGGCAGGCAAGATTGACGGAGTAGTAGGCGCCGCCGATTTCCTCGATGTAGCCATGACCGAAAGCGGCAATGCCGCAGGTCTTGCAGAAGCGGTGATGCGCGCTTTTGCTGGCGAACTGATAGTCGGCGATATTTGCCTCATCGCACTGCAGGCGAAAATCATCGGGCTTGACAACCACGCCCCAGTAGCGCCGCTTCCAGCAGATCGAGCAGTTGCACTTGCCGGTGCCCGCGTCGAGGTCGATATCGGCCTCGTAGCGGATATTTCCGCAGTGGCAGCTTCCCTTGTAGGTCAATTTCATCGCCATCGCTCCTGCTAGCTGCGAGCCCGGTGGGCTTTGATTGATACCTTCCCATCATGAAGTAGGGGTATGCATACTCCATTGCCATATTGACAATATGTTGTCAATATCAGTGAACGCGGCGCACTCGTCACAGATAACAAACCTCGGCATGTCTTTCGTGCCATCAATCGCAAATCGTACCGTCGCGCTAACATCGGGAGCGGAGCCCGCCGCGTATCGTAGCTTGCCACAGTGGCAGCCGCGCCCCTACAGCACTCTCCACCATGCTCGTTTCGCTCGCTAAAATGACTTGCTGGAATAAGCGAACCATGACAACATAATGTCAATAAATGCCGTCAAATAACGGGTGACACCGTCAACATGAACGACCCTGAACGAACGCCCGCCGGAGACGCCTTTGCCGAATTTGCCATATCGGTGCTGCGGCTTGCCGGTCCGCTGACGCAAGCCGGCGACGCGCTCGCCAAACCCTCCGGACAGACGAGCGCCCGCTGGCAGGTGCTGGCCGCGGCAAACCATGCTCCCATGTCGGTCGCCGATGCCGCCCGCGCACTCGGCCTCGCCCGCCAGGGCGTGCAGCGAATTGCTGATCTGCTGGTGGCGGAAGGCTTGATTGCCTACAGGGACAATCCGGTCCACCAGAGGGCGAAGCTCATGGCACTGACAGCGACCGGCGAAACAGCGCTTGACGAGATCCAGGAGCGGCAGGCCGCCTGGGCCGACAGGCTTGGTGCCGAGTTGGGTGAAAGGCGCCTGCGGCAGGCCTCGGCCCTGATCGCCGAGATCATTGAAGTGCTCAAGGAACGCTCTTCGCCGGAAGACCCGGCCGCCTGAGCCGAGACGGCTCAGGCCAGCGTCAGGAGGTCCGCGCGCAGGCGATCCGGCCCACCGTAGCCAAGCACCGGATCGAGCGCCGCATGCAACGCCTTCCAGATCGGTAGCGCGCGCAGCAACAACGCTTCACCTTCCTGCGTCAGCCGCAGCCGCCGCGACCGCCGGTCCTCCGGATCGGGAAAGCTCTCGATCAAGCCACGTCGCTCCAGCGGTTTGAGCGCTGCCGTAAGCGTCGTCCGATCCATCGCAAGCAGCGACGCCACCGAACCCATGTTCGGCGGCTCCGGGCGGTTGAGCGACATCAGCAGCGAGAATTGCCCGTTGGTGACGTCGAGGGGGCGCAATGCCTCGTCGAACCGCCGGGCAATGGCGCGCGCGGCGCGCTGCACATGCAGGCAGAGGCAGCTATCCTTCACATGCAGGGTGGTCTCGAACGGGATCGAAGGCATCTTTGACATGCCTGATTAATGTTGATATCAACGTAAATAGTCAAGTGCAACGTTGGAAGGAGGAACGGGCATGAGACAGGACCACGCCGTCGTATCGCCTCAGGAGTGGCTGAAAGCGCGCAAAGACCTGCTGGCGCTGGAAAAGGAACACACCCACGCGCGCGACAGGGTGAACGCCGCCCGGCTGGCTCTGCCCTGGGTGAAGATGGACAAGACCTACGTCTTCGACACCGTTGCCGGGCCCAAGTCACTGTCCGAGCTTTTCGACGGCCGCAGCCAGCTCATCATCTACCATTTCATGTTCGGCCCCACCTGGGAGGCCGGTTGCCCTGGCTGCTCGTTCATGGTCGATCATTTCGCCGGTATGCTGCCGCACCTCAACCACCACGACGTGACGCTGATTGCCGCATCGAACGCACCGCTTGCGAAGATCGAAGCCTACAGGAAGCGCATGGACTGGCACTTCCCATGGGTCTCGGCCGAGAGCAACGGTTTCAATCGGGATTTCCACGTCGCCTTTTCTCCGGACGAACTGGCAAGCGGCAAGGTTGCCTACAATTTCACCGAGACCGAAAGCGCCAACGCCCATGAGGAACTGCCGGGACTGAGCGCCTTCCAGAAGGACGAGGATGGCACGATCTATCACACCTATTCGTCCTATGCCCGCGGTCTCGAGGAACTGGTCGGCACGCTGATGCTGCTCGACCGCGCGCCGAAGGGCCGCAACGAAGATCGGACAATGAGCTTCGTCCGTCGCCACGACGAATACGACCGGGAACCCGGACGCAAGGCAGGCTGACCCGCCGCGTCGTCGCAGGCGGAACCTTTCGCCTGCGAAATCGTTTTCAGAACGCTCGCAGGCCGGGTCGATGACCTGCGCCCGGACCAAGAAGGAAATGCCGTGAGAGCAGAACCGGAGGAAGCGCACCGCTGGCTCGAGCAACTGCTGGGCGACTGGCAGGTTCGCACGGCCGGAGCCGATGGCCAACCCGACGGCAGCGGCCCGTGGACCGAGCACGTTCGCTCGCTTCAGGGTCTCTGGATCGTCTGTGAAGGCCAGGGAACGATGCCGGGCGGCAGCTTCGGCGAAACGCTGATGACGCTGGGCTACAATCCCCAAACGAAACGCTACATCGGCACCTGGGTCGGTTCCATGCTGACCCACATGTGGGTCTATGACGGCGAGTTGAATGCTGAAGGCACGTCACTATCGCTTTACTGCGACGGACCGGATTTCGAAAACCCGGGCAAGACCGCACGCTACCGGGACGTCATCACGCTCATCGATCAAGCCCGGCGGTTGCTGCAGGCGCAGATGCAGGCACCGGACGGAAGCTGGAAAGACATGATGACGGCGGAATACCTGCGCCGGGATTGAAGGGGCGGCGATCTGCGTTCGATTTTCGGCTGCAGTCCGCCTGCTCGATCCGAAAAGGGCTTATTCGAACATGCAACCAAGCGGCGCGACAGGCGCTGCCCAAGCAAACTGGAGGAAGGCAATGGCAGATCACGGAAAATTCGTTTGGTATGAACTGATGACGACGGACATGGCCGCGGCCGAGACGTTCTACAAGGACGTGGTCGGCTGGGATGCCCGCGATTCCGGTATGCCCGGCATCAGCTATACGCTGTTCAACGTAGGCGAGATCCCGGTTGCCGGACTGATGACGATGCCGGAAGGCGCACTCGAAATGAAAGTGCCGCCTGCATGGCTCGGATATGTGGGTGTCGATGATGTCGATGCGACCGCCGCCAAGATTGCTGCCAAGGGCGGCAAGGTTCACCGGGCGCCGGACGATATCCCCGGCATCGGGCGTTTTGCCGTCGTGACCGACCCGCACGGCGCCGTGTTTGCGATCTTCAAGGGAACGGGCGATCCGCCGCCGGTCACCGATCCGATGGCACCCGGTCTCGTCGGTTGGCATGAGCTTGCGTCCGGCGACCTTAACACCGCCTTCCCATTCTACTCCGAGCTCTTCGGCTGGACGAAGGACCACGGCATGGACATGGGCGACATGGGCATCTACCAGATCTTTGCCCATGGCGGCGCCCCGATCGGCGGAATGATGACCAAGCCGAAGGAAGTACCCGCACCTTACTGGCTCTACTACATCAACGTGCCCGCACTCGACGCGTCGATCGAGCGCATCAAGGCCGGCGGTGGCAAGGTCGTGCTCGAGCCGATGGAAGTGCCCGGCGGCGCCTGGATCGTTCAGGCGCTCGACCCGCAAGGCGCCCTTTTTGCTTTGGTCGCACCGAAACGCTGAAGCGCGCGCCATCGACGCTCGCATGAGACGGGGCCTGCCTCCCATCCGGAGGCGGGCCTTTTTTCGATCCGCGGGGCGCAATGCGTTGACGGAGCACATGCCTCTGCTCTGCACCACGCGCATCCCTCGGTTGCAGCATGGCCCCTAGTATTTCAGGGTATTTCAAGCTTATTTAACACCTTATACGATAACAGGGGCAACGAGCACACTGATTTCGAATGGGTTTCTTGTCACCCGACAAGAATTGTCGCGACAGCCAAAGCGATGAGCGGCGACATGAGTGGAGCAACTTCGCGTACATGAAGAACAATGGTGGCAGCTATACGCCCCCGAAAACGGGCGTTGCAGAAGCGCGCACGGCGAAGGCGCTGCGTCGCAAGCTCCAATGGCTCCTCGCCATCGTCGTTGCCTGTACCGGCGTACTCGCCACCGAAATCATTGCCGCATCCTATAGCGACTTCGTCATCGCCCGCCGCAACCTGACCGAGGTCATGGCCTTCTGCCGGGTGCTCGACGCCGCAAATTACCTCTCGGCCGAACGTGGCCCGTCCAATGGCGTGCTCGGCATCGGCGTGGCCCCCGGGTCACCGGTCCAGGCCCGCCTTGCCGAGTTCCGTGCCCGCAGCGACGCAGCACTCGCCAGGCTCACCGAGGACATCGACAATGCCAGCCGCTCGGAGCCGGCCGGTGCCCTCTCACCCATTCTCGTCGAAGTTCGCCGCCGCCTGATGCTGGCCCGCACCGAAATCGACCGCATCGCCGCGCTTCCGCCCGAACAGCGGGACCTGACGGAAATCCAGGCGACGATCGAGGCGATGTTCGGCGTCATCGACGCACTTCGCCCGGCGATCGACTGGAACATTCAACGCTTGACCAACACCGACCCGAACCTCGCCGGCATCGCGCTTGCCGCACAGATGCTCAGCAATCTGCGCGAGGACGGCGGCCGCCTCGGCTCGCAGGTCATGGCTCCGGTTGCCGTCGGCCAGCCGCTTGCGGCAAAGAACATCGCCGACAGCGAGCGCACCCGCGGCAGGCTGCAGGAGATCTGGTCCATTGTCGGCAAGCCCGGCGCCCTTCCCGGCCTGAAACCGGCCAACATCGCGGATCTCGCCAGGATCGACCACGATTTCTTCGGCGATGGATTTGCGATCATCGACGGCATCGTTGCCATCGGCAAGAAATCGGGCGCCTACCCGATGACTGCCGAGCAGCTGACCGACCGCTTCGTCCCGAAGATGAAGCCACTCGAGGATCTGCGCCGCGCCTTCATGGATGCAACCGTCGAGCGACTTGCGGCAAACAAGACACGGGCCTCGGTCAAGCTGGCCGTGGCCAGCCTCGCGACCTTTGCCCTGTTCCTGGTGCTGCTGGTCCTGATGCGCCGCGCCCGTTCGCTCGTCTTCGAGCCGTTGCTGATCGCCCGCCACAGCATCATCGAGCTCGCCAATGACAGGCCGATCGCCCGCCTTCAGGGCAAGGGCGGCGAAGGCGAGATGGGGCGCCTGTTCGATGCGATCGACGTGCTGCGCAAGCGCCTCGACGAACGCATGCTGCTGATGCAGCACCTCGAACGCCAGGCGGAAACCGATGAACTGACCGGCCTGCTCAACCGCCGCGCCCTCGAACTCATCGGCGGAGCGCAAGACACGGCCGACAGCAACCAGGATGCCTGTCTGATCCTGATGGACATCGACCACTTCAAGCAGATCAACGACACCCACGGCCACCTCGTCGGCGACATCGTGCTCAAGGAAACGGCCCGCATCATCCGCAATTCCGTGCGCAACACCGATCTGGTCGCCCGTTTCGGTGGCGAGGAGTTCGCGATCATCACTCCCGGCGACAGCATCGAGTCGGCCCTTGCGCTGGCGGAACGGATAAGGGCCAATCTTGCGCGCGAGCCGATCGTCGTTGCGGACGGGCAGGAACTGAACGTCACCGCCAGCTTCGGCGTGGCGGAGGGCCGCACGGCAGATGGCGGCTGGAAACACCTGATCGAGAGCGCCGACATGGAGCTCTATCGCGCCAAGTCCGAAGGTCGCAACCGCGTCTGCGGCCAGCCGGCCGAGGCAAGCCTTTCCCACTTCACGACGACGAAATCCGCGCGCGCCTAGCCAGAAAATCGAGCACGACCCGCACGCGCGACGGCAAGGCTCCGCCTTGGCCGAGAAACACGGCGTGGAATGTTTCGGCGTCACCGGGATTGAGATGCTCGACCAGCGGCAGCAGCCGGCCGGCGCGGATATCCTCCCTGACTGTGAAGGTCGGAAGCCGGACGAGGCCGACGCCGGCAAGGGCAAGTTGGCGCAGGCCCTCGCCATCGCTGACCCGCACCCGTTCGGTCGGCGGCAGGGCGATCTGTTCCGCATTCGAAAGCAACGGCCAACCATCGATCGCCCGCGCGTAGCTATGGCTCAGCCGGTTGTGCGCCTCGATATCCTCGATGGTCTGGGGCACTCCGAAGCGATCGAGATAGGCTGGAGCCCCGACGATCGTCATCGACGTGGTGCCGAGTTTGCGTGCGATCAGGCTCGATGTCTTGAGCGGACCGGCGCGCACGGCAATATCGACCCGCTCCGCCATCAGATCGACGACGGCGTCCGTCTGCAGGATGTCGAGGGAGACCGAGGGAAATTCCGCCAGGAATTCCGGCAGCACCGGCATCAGTGCATGCGTCGCGTAGGAGGCGCTGACATTGAGCCGCACGCGGCCCTCCGGCGTTTCCCCGGCCCCCGCGGAGCGTTCCGCCTCG encodes:
- the ilvD gene encoding dihydroxy-acid dehydratase, producing MPAYRSRTTTHGRNMAGARGLWRATGMKDSDFGKPIIAVVNSFTQFVPGHVHLKDLGQLVAREIEAAGGVAKEFNTIAVDDGIAMGHDGMLYSLPSREIIADSVEYMVNAHCADAMVCISNCDKITPGMLMAALRLNIPAVFVSGGPMEAGKVVLHGKTHALDLVDAMVAAADDNVSDEDVKVIERSACPTCGSCSGMFTANSMNCLTEALGLSLPGNGSTLATHADRKRLFVEAGHLVVDLARRYYEQEDENVLPRKVASKKAFENAMALDIAMGGSTNTVLHILAAAHEGEVDFTMADIDRLSRKVPCLSKVAPAKSDVHMEDVHRAGGIMSILGELEKGGLINRDCPTVHSATIGDAIDRWDITRTSSETVRNFFRAAPGGIPTQVAFSQEARWDELDTDREKGVIRSVEHPFSKDGGLAVLKGNIAIDGCIVKTAGVDESILKFSGPARVFESQDASVKAILGNEIKAGDVVVIRYEGPKGGPGMQEMLYPTSYLKSKGLGKACALITDGRFSGGTSGLSIGHVSPEAANGGTIGLVREGDMIDIDIPNRTISLRVDEAELANRRAEQDAKGWKPAEQRKRKVTTALKAYAAFATSADRGAVRDLGEH
- a CDS encoding DUF1579 domain-containing protein, with amino-acid sequence MRAEPEEAHRWLEQLLGDWQVRTAGADGQPDGSGPWTEHVRSLQGLWIVCEGQGTMPGGSFGETLMTLGYNPQTKRYIGTWVGSMLTHMWVYDGELNAEGTSLSLYCDGPDFENPGKTARYRDVITLIDQARRLLQAQMQAPDGSWKDMMTAEYLRRD
- a CDS encoding VOC family protein; this encodes MADHGKFVWYELMTTDMAAAETFYKDVVGWDARDSGMPGISYTLFNVGEIPVAGLMTMPEGALEMKVPPAWLGYVGVDDVDATAAKIAAKGGKVHRAPDDIPGIGRFAVVTDPHGAVFAIFKGTGDPPPVTDPMAPGLVGWHELASGDLNTAFPFYSELFGWTKDHGMDMGDMGIYQIFAHGGAPIGGMMTKPKEVPAPYWLYYINVPALDASIERIKAGGGKVVLEPMEVPGGAWIVQALDPQGALFALVAPKR
- a CDS encoding GFA family protein; translated protein: MKLTYKGSCHCGNIRYEADIDLDAGTGKCNCSICWKRRYWGVVVKPDDFRLQCDEANIADYQFASKSAHHRFCKTCGIAAFGHGYIEEIGGAYYSVNLACLDDLDPAVLAEAPVQYMDGRNNNWFHAPTETRHL
- a CDS encoding LysR family transcriptional regulator, with amino-acid sequence MSRLTINRSGEMAVFAKVVELGGFSAAAKVCCMTPSAVSKLVQRLEERLGVRLVNRSTRRLQLTAEGCAFYERVVRILADIDEAERSAGAGETPEGRVRLNVSASYATHALMPVLPEFLAEFPSVSLDILQTDAVVDLMAERVDIAVRAGPLKTSSLIARKLGTTSMTIVGAPAYLDRFGVPQTIEDIEAHNRLSHSYARAIDGWPLLSNAEQIALPPTERVRVSDGEGLRQLALAGVGLVRLPTFTVREDIRAGRLLPLVEHLNPGDAETFHAVFLGQGGALPSRVRVVLDFLARRARISSS
- a CDS encoding GGDEF domain-containing protein; this translates as MKNNGGSYTPPKTGVAEARTAKALRRKLQWLLAIVVACTGVLATEIIAASYSDFVIARRNLTEVMAFCRVLDAANYLSAERGPSNGVLGIGVAPGSPVQARLAEFRARSDAALARLTEDIDNASRSEPAGALSPILVEVRRRLMLARTEIDRIAALPPEQRDLTEIQATIEAMFGVIDALRPAIDWNIQRLTNTDPNLAGIALAAQMLSNLREDGGRLGSQVMAPVAVGQPLAAKNIADSERTRGRLQEIWSIVGKPGALPGLKPANIADLARIDHDFFGDGFAIIDGIVAIGKKSGAYPMTAEQLTDRFVPKMKPLEDLRRAFMDATVERLAANKTRASVKLAVASLATFALFLVLLVLMRRARSLVFEPLLIARHSIIELANDRPIARLQGKGGEGEMGRLFDAIDVLRKRLDERMLLMQHLERQAETDELTGLLNRRALELIGGAQDTADSNQDACLILMDIDHFKQINDTHGHLVGDIVLKETARIIRNSVRNTDLVARFGGEEFAIITPGDSIESALALAERIRANLAREPIVVADGQELNVTASFGVAEGRTADGGWKHLIESADMELYRAKSEGRNRVCGQPAEASLSHFTTTKSARA
- a CDS encoding DUF899 domain-containing protein codes for the protein MRQDHAVVSPQEWLKARKDLLALEKEHTHARDRVNAARLALPWVKMDKTYVFDTVAGPKSLSELFDGRSQLIIYHFMFGPTWEAGCPGCSFMVDHFAGMLPHLNHHDVTLIAASNAPLAKIEAYRKRMDWHFPWVSAESNGFNRDFHVAFSPDELASGKVAYNFTETESANAHEELPGLSAFQKDEDGTIYHTYSSYARGLEELVGTLMLLDRAPKGRNEDRTMSFVRRHDEYDREPGRKAG
- a CDS encoding lipocalin-like domain-containing protein: MANTSELLGTWKMLSWKREVVATGETSDAMGADPIGYLSYDGDGRVTAVVVKRDRPKLKGAVPTDDEKAALFDSMLAYAGTYRLEDGRIIHHLDASWNPAWGMSDLIRPFVVEGDKLVIYGAPAIDPRTGEEVTYHLEFRRM
- a CDS encoding MarR family winged helix-turn-helix transcriptional regulator; this encodes MSKMPSIPFETTLHVKDSCLCLHVQRAARAIARRFDEALRPLDVTNGQFSLLMSLNRPEPPNMGSVASLLAMDRTTLTAALKPLERRGLIESFPDPEDRRSRRLRLTQEGEALLLRALPIWKALHAALDPVLGYGGPDRLRADLLTLA
- a CDS encoding MarR family winged helix-turn-helix transcriptional regulator, which encodes MNDPERTPAGDAFAEFAISVLRLAGPLTQAGDALAKPSGQTSARWQVLAAANHAPMSVADAARALGLARQGVQRIADLLVAEGLIAYRDNPVHQRAKLMALTATGETALDEIQERQAAWADRLGAELGERRLRQASALIAEIIEVLKERSSPEDPAA
- the dapA gene encoding 4-hydroxy-tetrahydrodipicolinate synthase; amino-acid sequence: MSRHSLRLEGAITALVTPFRDGKVDVVGLISLVEWQIRHGISGIVACGTTGEAPTLSRAERALVIGRCVEVAERKIPVIAGTGTNSTDTTIALTAEARALGADAALVVAPYYSKPSQEGLYRHFEAIVGAVDLPVILYNVPSRTGVDLAPRTLERLAELPGIAGIKDATGDIRRLLSMPAALKDRLHPFSGHDQTALPFNLCGGHGTISVASNVVPRLVVAMHQAIATGNVGAALVIHDRLRPLLVALERETNPGPVKYALHVARALSPELRLPLTPVAPETAAEIRAALEPLIEPPASHVGRDLRIALAS